AGATGAGGGGGTCTGTCGGCACAGTAGGCCCTAAACCTTTGACAGGATAGACGGTCAATTCAGTTAGGTCGGCTTCTGGTAAACCCAACGCTTCGGCTAGTTGCTTCACTTGGGTAGGCGTTGCGGTAGCCTGGCGATAGAACAGCGCCGCTGTAAAGACTTCACTCTGACCGATGAGCTTGCCTAGCTCCGCAAAGGTCAACCCCTTCTCGCGCTTGGCTTTCAATAGCTTTGCACTAATTTCTGGAATCATCATCGCTCACACACCCTAGCTTGAAAGAGCATTCTATCTAAATCTTACGGGAAAGGGGTTGCATTTTTGTATCGTTGGCAACACTTGGTCAAGTTTGTACTGGAGCTAGCTAAGCCACCTACTGCGCTTGCAGCAGGGCCATCACCTTGGCC
Above is a window of Gloeomargarita sp. SKYB120 DNA encoding:
- the cynS gene encoding cyanase yields the protein MMIPEISAKLLKAKREKGLTFAELGKLIGQSEVFTAALFYRQATATPTQVKQLAEALGLPEADLTELTVYPVKGLGPTVPTDPLIYRFYEIVQIYGLPLKDVIQEKFGDGIMSAIDFTLDVEKVDDPGGARVKVVMSGKFLPYKKW